A stretch of Bradyrhizobium sp. CCBAU 53338 DNA encodes these proteins:
- a CDS encoding septation protein A, translating to MDKTQPHPLFKLATELGPLLVFFFVNAKFNLFAATGAFMVAIVAAMIASYVVTRHIPIMAIVTGVIVLVFGTLTLVLHDETFIKVKPTIIYGLFAAILGGGLLFGRSFIAVMFDQMFNLTPQGWRILTLRWALFFTGMAVLNEIVWRTQSTDFWVNFKVFGVTPITMIFAIAQMPLTKRYGVEPASLETSEAEAGDIRKG from the coding sequence ATGGACAAGACCCAGCCGCATCCGCTGTTCAAGCTTGCGACCGAGCTTGGTCCGCTGCTCGTGTTCTTCTTCGTCAATGCGAAGTTCAACCTGTTTGCCGCGACCGGCGCCTTCATGGTCGCGATCGTGGCGGCGATGATCGCGTCCTATGTGGTGACGCGCCACATCCCGATCATGGCCATCGTCACGGGCGTGATCGTGCTGGTGTTCGGCACGCTGACGCTGGTGCTGCACGACGAGACCTTCATCAAGGTCAAGCCGACCATCATCTACGGCCTGTTCGCCGCGATCCTCGGCGGAGGCCTGTTGTTCGGTCGCTCCTTCATCGCCGTGATGTTCGACCAGATGTTCAACCTGACGCCGCAGGGCTGGCGCATCCTCACGCTGCGGTGGGCGCTGTTCTTCACCGGCATGGCGGTGCTGAACGAGATCGTCTGGCGCACCCAGAGCACGGACTTCTGGGTGAACTTCAAGGTGTTCGGCGTCACGCCCATCACCATGATCTTCGCCATCGCCCAGATGCCGCTGACCAAGCGTTACGGTGTCGAGCCGGCCTCGCTGGAAACCAGCGAGGCCGAGGCGGGGGATATCAGGAAGGGGTAG
- a CDS encoding DsbE family thiol:disulfide interchange protein produces the protein MSDQTTSAPPQRRTFLMVLPLLAFLGLAVLFWFRLGSGDPSRIPSALIGHPAPQTALPPLEGLQAGGAQVPGLDPAAFKGKVSLVNVWASWCVPCHDEAPLLTELAKDKRFQIVGINYKDAPDNARRFLGRYGNPFGRVGADANGRASIEWGVYGVPETFVVGREGTIVYKLVGPITPDNYRTVLLPQMEKALK, from the coding sequence ATGAGCGACCAAACGACCTCGGCACCGCCGCAGCGCCGCACCTTCCTGATGGTGCTGCCGCTGCTTGCCTTCCTCGGACTTGCCGTGCTGTTCTGGTTCCGGCTCGGCAGCGGCGATCCGTCGCGGATCCCCTCCGCACTGATCGGCCACCCCGCGCCGCAGACCGCGCTGCCGCCGCTCGAGGGATTGCAGGCCGGCGGCGCGCAGGTGCCGGGACTCGATCCCGCCGCGTTCAAGGGCAAGGTCAGCCTCGTCAATGTCTGGGCCTCCTGGTGCGTGCCATGCCACGACGAGGCGCCGCTGCTGACCGAGCTCGCCAAGGACAAGCGCTTCCAGATCGTCGGCATCAACTACAAGGACGCGCCCGACAACGCGCGCCGCTTCCTCGGCCGCTACGGCAACCCGTTCGGCCGCGTCGGCGCCGACGCCAACGGCCGCGCCTCGATCGAGTGGGGCGTCTACGGCGTGCCCGAGACATTCGTCGTCGGCCGCGAAGGCACCATCGTCTACAAGCTGGTCGGTCCGATCACGCCGGACAATTATCGGACGGTGCTGCTGCCGCAGATGGAAAAGGCGCTGAAGTAG
- the ccmD gene encoding heme exporter protein CcmD produces the protein MSLGPYASFIVTSYVAAGIVVALLIGWVIIDYRNQTERLRQLERSGVTRRSSRRAVDTP, from the coding sequence ATGTCGCTCGGTCCATACGCCTCCTTCATCGTGACGTCCTATGTCGCGGCCGGAATCGTGGTCGCGCTCCTGATCGGCTGGGTCATCATCGACTATCGCAACCAGACGGAGCGCCTGCGCCAGCTCGAGCGCAGCGGCGTCACCCGCCGCTCCAGCCGCCGCGCTGTGGACACACCATGA
- a CDS encoding heme ABC transporter permease, producing the protein MSLIDLANPTRFLALSARVLPWLVAATIILLTIGLYQSAVAPDDYQQGATVKIMFIHVPNAWLSMFVWGVMSVASLGTLVWRHPLADVAAKAAAPIGASFTFLALLTGSLWGRPMWGTYWEWDARLTSVLILFLMYLGLMALWRAVEDPSRAARAAAVLTLVGALNLPIIKFSVDWWNTLHQPASVMRMGGSTLDKAFLIPLLVMAVAFTLLFVTLHLAAMRNEILRRRVRSLQMMQASRVAFSVDPGSRQENASEGAA; encoded by the coding sequence ATGTCGCTGATCGACCTCGCCAACCCCACCAGGTTCCTCGCGCTCTCGGCGCGGGTGCTGCCATGGCTTGTGGCCGCGACAATCATCCTGCTCACGATCGGCCTCTATCAATCCGCCGTTGCGCCCGACGATTATCAGCAGGGCGCGACCGTGAAGATCATGTTCATCCACGTGCCCAATGCGTGGCTGTCGATGTTCGTCTGGGGCGTGATGAGCGTGGCCTCGCTCGGCACGCTGGTGTGGAGGCATCCGCTCGCCGACGTCGCTGCGAAAGCCGCAGCTCCGATCGGCGCCAGCTTCACCTTCCTGGCGCTGCTCACGGGCTCGCTGTGGGGCCGGCCGATGTGGGGCACCTATTGGGAATGGGATGCGCGGCTGACGTCGGTGCTGATCCTGTTCCTGATGTATCTCGGCCTGATGGCGCTGTGGCGCGCGGTGGAAGATCCCTCGCGCGCGGCGCGCGCCGCGGCCGTGCTGACACTGGTCGGCGCACTCAATCTTCCCATCATCAAGTTCTCGGTCGACTGGTGGAATACGCTGCATCAGCCGGCCTCGGTGATGCGCATGGGCGGTTCGACGCTCGACAAGGCGTTCCTGATTCCGCTGCTGGTGATGGCGGTGGCGTTCACGCTGCTGTTCGTCACGCTGCATCTGGCTGCGATGCGCAACGAAATCTTGCGCCGGCGCGTGCGCTCGCTGCAGATGATGCAGGCGAGCCGCGTCGCGTTTTCGGTGGATCCGGGTTCGCGCCAGGAAAACGCGTCAGAAGGGGCTGCATAA
- the ccmB gene encoding heme exporter protein CcmB yields the protein MTALSALIRRDIRIALRVGGGALIGVLFFLTVVVLMPFAVGPDLALLSRLGPAILWLGALLASLLTLDRLFMADHEDGSLDLITMSRTPLELACAAKALAHWLAAGLPLIIATPVLGLLLNLDMVATGAVALTLLAGTPALTFTGMIGAALAVTLHRGGLLMAVLVLPLSIPVLIFGVAASQAAITGPLSFGAPFSILCALSLVSLVIGPFAAAASLKHGLD from the coding sequence ATGACCGCTCTCTCCGCGCTCATCCGCCGGGACATCCGGATCGCGCTCCGCGTCGGCGGCGGAGCGCTGATCGGCGTGCTGTTCTTCCTGACGGTGGTCGTGCTGATGCCGTTCGCGGTCGGGCCGGACCTGGCGCTGCTGTCGCGGCTGGGGCCGGCGATCCTGTGGCTGGGCGCGCTGCTGGCGAGCCTGCTCACGCTGGACCGGCTGTTCATGGCCGACCATGAGGACGGCTCGCTCGACCTGATCACGATGAGCCGAACGCCGCTGGAACTCGCCTGCGCGGCCAAGGCGCTGGCGCATTGGCTGGCCGCGGGCCTGCCGCTGATTATTGCAACCCCAGTGCTGGGCCTCTTGCTCAATCTCGACATGGTCGCGACCGGCGCCGTGGCGCTGACGCTGCTGGCCGGCACACCTGCCCTGACCTTCACCGGCATGATCGGTGCGGCGCTGGCGGTGACGCTGCACCGGGGCGGGCTGCTGATGGCCGTGCTGGTGCTGCCGCTGTCGATCCCGGTGCTGATCTTCGGGGTTGCGGCCTCGCAGGCCGCGATCACCGGGCCGTTGTCATTCGGCGCGCCGTTCTCGATCCTCTGCGCACTGTCGCTGGTCAGCCTCGTGATCGGCCCGTTCGCGGCGGCGGCGAGCCTGAAGCATGGACTGGACTGA
- the ccmA gene encoding heme ABC exporter ATP-binding protein CcmA, whose amino-acid sequence MKLSGRGVVCVRGGREVFSGLDFEAVSGEAVAVVGRNGAGKTSLLRLIAGLLMPAGGTIVLHGGDTDMTLPEQCHYLGHRDALKPALSVAENLSFWAEFLGGVRCDATESLATVGLDHATHLPAAFLSAGQRRRLSLARLLTVRRPVWLLDEPTTALDAAGQEMFSGLMRDHLAHGGLIIAATHGPLGIESRELRIGGVA is encoded by the coding sequence ATGAAGCTGTCCGGACGCGGGGTGGTTTGCGTGCGGGGCGGCCGCGAGGTGTTTTCCGGGCTCGATTTCGAGGCGGTCTCCGGCGAAGCCGTGGCGGTCGTGGGACGCAACGGAGCGGGCAAGACCTCGTTGCTGCGGCTGATCGCCGGGCTGCTGATGCCGGCCGGCGGCACGATCGTCCTGCACGGGGGCGACACCGACATGACGCTGCCCGAGCAGTGCCACTATCTCGGTCATCGCGATGCCCTGAAGCCGGCGCTGAGCGTGGCTGAAAATCTGTCATTCTGGGCTGAATTTCTGGGCGGCGTGCGCTGTGACGCGACTGAGAGCCTGGCCACCGTCGGCCTCGACCATGCCACCCATCTGCCCGCCGCCTTCCTGTCCGCCGGCCAGCGCCGCCGGCTGTCGCTGGCCCGGCTGCTGACGGTCCGCCGCCCGGTCTGGCTGCTGGACGAGCCGACCACGGCGCTGGATGCCGCAGGCCAGGAGATGTTTAGCGGGCTCATGCGCGACCATCTGGCGCACGGCGGCCTGATCATCGCGGCCACCCATGGGCCGCTCGGCATCGAATCGCGGGAGCTTCGGATTGGGGGCGTGGCGTGA